The following are encoded in a window of Fischerella sp. PCC 9605 genomic DNA:
- a CDS encoding DUF2834 domain-containing protein, translated as MFHNHSHESLNRDRTFASPIPARKIFLSVIWLGFSAYTIWLAPLDQADTWPLAWKLLTFQYDKLNAIIPVIFWLMGVWPMIYGCLMFADGRMQNFRAWPYFIGSNFTGVICLLPYLIFRKSNQEFFGKKDKWLEFFDRRSTGVFLLILTIGLLFYAVLAGDWEDYIRQFQTIHFVHLISIDFCLMCLIFPITSLFDDDMARRGIKDVHIFWIVALLPLFAPLLYLCLRPSLTETPTK; from the coding sequence ATGTTTCACAATCACAGTCATGAATCGTTGAATCGCGATCGCACCTTTGCGAGTCCTATACCTGCTAGAAAAATCTTCCTCTCGGTAATCTGGCTGGGATTTTCCGCTTACACTATATGGTTAGCTCCCCTGGATCAAGCCGATACATGGCCCTTAGCTTGGAAACTGTTGACATTCCAATACGATAAACTGAATGCCATTATCCCAGTAATCTTTTGGCTGATGGGTGTCTGGCCGATGATTTACGGATGTCTGATGTTTGCTGATGGCAGAATGCAAAACTTTCGCGCTTGGCCGTATTTTATCGGTTCAAATTTCACGGGAGTAATCTGCCTTTTACCTTACTTAATTTTCCGAAAATCCAATCAAGAATTCTTTGGTAAAAAAGATAAGTGGCTAGAATTTTTTGACCGACGTTCAACAGGAGTTTTTCTTTTAATCCTTACTATTGGTTTACTATTTTACGCAGTCCTAGCTGGAGATTGGGAAGATTATATTCGCCAATTTCAAACCATACACTTTGTACATCTTATTAGTATAGACTTTTGTTTGATGTGCCTGATATTTCCCATCACCTCTTTATTTGATGATGATATGGCACGAAGAGGTATTAAAGATGTTCATATTTTTTGGATAGTGGCGTTATTGCCTTTGTTTGCTCCATTACTTTACCTCTGCCTGCGTCCAAGTTTAACAGAAACGCCTACAAAATAA
- a CDS encoding phospholipase D-like domain-containing protein — protein sequence MYFFSTQWRFSFIFVVILTLTACQRGQSKNKRLEPLPQDPFVEVYFNHSESSQYLEPYRQQTRQGDNLEKLIVDTISQAQSTVDVAVQELRLPKIAQALVDRQKAGVKVRVILENQYSLPWSNFTHNKVNKLEKRKQERYQDFRRFADINQDGKLSPEEINQRDALVILGNARIPLIDDTADGSKGSSLMHHKFVIVDNRFLIVTSANFTMSDVHGDFSNSSSLGNANNLLKIDSPELANMFTKEFNIMWGDGLGSQADSKFGLQKPLRNPQTIKLGDNKITLNFSPTSPTKPWSQSSNGLIEKTLNLASNSIDMALFVFSEQRLANILELRHNANVKIRALIEPDFAYRPYSEALDMMGITLNQKCKYKKGNHQWKNPITTVGVPLLPKGDLLHHKFGIIDSKTVITGSHNWTEAANKGNDETLLVIENPIVATHYQREFERLFTNAKLGIPTKIQQKIKTQEKQCPQQERV from the coding sequence GTGTATTTTTTCTCTACCCAATGGCGTTTTTCTTTTATCTTTGTAGTAATACTAACTCTCACTGCCTGTCAACGAGGCCAGTCTAAGAATAAGCGTCTAGAACCACTGCCCCAAGATCCATTTGTGGAAGTTTACTTTAACCATTCCGAATCTTCCCAATATCTAGAACCTTATCGTCAGCAAACTCGTCAGGGTGACAACTTAGAAAAATTGATTGTTGATACAATTTCTCAAGCTCAATCCACAGTCGATGTAGCAGTGCAAGAATTACGTTTACCCAAAATAGCGCAAGCATTAGTAGATAGACAAAAAGCAGGCGTAAAGGTAAGAGTAATTTTAGAAAATCAGTATAGTCTACCTTGGAGTAATTTTACACATAATAAAGTTAATAAATTGGAGAAAAGGAAACAAGAACGCTATCAGGATTTTCGGCGATTTGCAGATATTAATCAAGACGGTAAACTTAGCCCAGAAGAAATTAATCAAAGAGATGCATTGGTAATTTTAGGTAATGCCAGAATACCTTTAATTGATGACACAGCCGATGGCTCTAAGGGTAGCAGTTTGATGCATCATAAGTTTGTAATTGTGGACAATCGTTTTTTGATAGTCACTTCTGCAAACTTCACTATGAGCGATGTACACGGGGATTTTAGTAACTCCAGCAGTCTGGGTAATGCCAACAATTTGTTAAAAATTGACAGCCCCGAATTAGCAAATATGTTTACAAAAGAATTTAACATCATGTGGGGTGATGGACTAGGTAGTCAGGCAGACAGTAAATTTGGTTTGCAAAAACCGTTGCGAAATCCCCAAACAATTAAATTAGGCGATAACAAAATCACCTTGAATTTTTCACCAACCTCTCCTACTAAACCCTGGAGTCAAAGCAGTAATGGTTTGATTGAAAAAACTTTAAATTTAGCCAGCAATTCCATTGATATGGCACTGTTTGTATTTTCCGAACAGCGTTTGGCAAATATTCTGGAGTTACGCCATAATGCCAATGTGAAAATTCGCGCTTTAATTGAGCCAGATTTTGCTTATCGCCCTTATAGTGAAGCATTAGATATGATGGGAATAACTCTCAATCAAAAATGTAAATATAAAAAAGGTAATCATCAATGGAAAAATCCTATTACTACTGTAGGTGTACCTTTATTACCAAAAGGCGATTTATTGCACCATAAATTCGGTATTATTGATAGTAAAACAGTAATTACAGGTTCTCACAATTGGACAGAAGCAGCAAATAAAGGCAACGACGAAACACTTTTAGTCATTGAAAATCCCATTGTTGCTACTCACTATCAGCGTGAATTTGAACGACTTTTTACTAATGCTAAACTAGGCATCCCAACAAAAATTCAACAAAAAATTAAAACACAGGAAAAACAGTGTCCTCAGCAAGAGCGAGTTTAA
- a CDS encoding DUF1995 family protein, whose protein sequence is MPELPNSLEDAIAQAQVATQAALADGYTKLQVELLFPELKLMPVAQQFLPIFEQYSDKLKVLFPDAGSAGLARRDWTDVPFKITDIGTGRAASIQSKIQPEDEIFLFIAPTSPELPQLEKICEEIGDRPFVMLNPFLEDAGKIGIGYAARQTRIRFFNTIEACYYLRPVYEGVALFRCYPGMWEIWVENGGEYQKIVELPQKPSGDDLDLILAKGQASTSTEEAVPVKKPSVFRGLQRFIQALKN, encoded by the coding sequence ATGCCTGAACTACCAAATTCTCTAGAAGATGCGATCGCCCAAGCCCAAGTCGCTACACAAGCTGCCCTAGCGGATGGGTATACTAAACTACAAGTTGAGTTACTCTTTCCAGAACTCAAACTAATGCCAGTCGCCCAGCAATTTCTGCCCATATTTGAACAATACAGCGATAAACTGAAGGTTCTGTTTCCTGATGCGGGTAGTGCCGGTCTTGCTCGTCGCGATTGGACAGATGTACCATTTAAAATTACCGATATAGGTACTGGCAGGGCTGCTTCTATCCAGTCAAAAATTCAGCCAGAAGATGAAATTTTCTTGTTTATTGCTCCAACTTCACCAGAATTGCCGCAGTTAGAAAAAATCTGTGAAGAAATAGGCGATCGCCCCTTTGTAATGTTAAATCCCTTTCTGGAAGATGCCGGAAAGATAGGCATTGGCTATGCTGCTAGGCAAACCCGCATTCGTTTTTTTAATACAATTGAAGCTTGTTACTACCTCCGTCCCGTCTATGAAGGGGTAGCCCTATTCCGCTGCTATCCTGGAATGTGGGAAATTTGGGTAGAAAATGGCGGTGAATATCAAAAAATTGTGGAGTTACCGCAAAAACCATCTGGTGATGACTTGGATCTGATTCTCGCGAAGGGACAAGCGTCAACATCCACAGAAGAAGCCGTACCCGTGAAAAAGCCGAGTGTGTTCAGGGGTTTGCAAAGATTCATCCAGGCGTTGAAAAATTAA
- a CDS encoding potassium channel family protein, which produces MNLSSLSFLRSLRKDNHQFAVIGLGRFGRAVCSTLHKLGYQVLGTDIDEKRVYEALTEQIVGHALQIDSTEPAALKEAGIFEFDTVIIAIGNYIQESIITTLNVKEGGVPHVVAKASSEVHRKLLQRVGADYVVFPEFEAGCALARSLTKPSILERFDLDPDHSIVELIVPDEFHGKTIAELQLRNRYGLNLLAVSHDGKFQINPYPNQRLERGSAIVVIGCNKDINRLPI; this is translated from the coding sequence GTGAATCTGTCATCACTATCGTTTCTTCGCAGTCTGCGTAAAGACAATCATCAATTTGCCGTGATCGGTTTAGGTCGTTTTGGTCGAGCTGTCTGTTCAACACTCCACAAGTTAGGATATCAAGTGTTAGGAACAGATATTGATGAAAAGCGAGTATACGAAGCATTGACTGAGCAAATAGTCGGTCATGCTTTGCAAATAGACTCAACAGAACCTGCCGCACTCAAAGAAGCAGGAATTTTTGAATTTGATACCGTCATTATCGCAATTGGAAATTACATTCAGGAAAGTATCATTACTACTCTGAATGTCAAGGAGGGAGGTGTACCTCATGTAGTGGCAAAAGCTTCTAGTGAAGTTCACCGCAAGCTATTACAGCGAGTAGGGGCAGATTATGTTGTGTTTCCTGAGTTTGAAGCAGGATGTGCGCTGGCGCGATCGCTCACTAAACCATCGATCTTAGAAAGATTTGACCTTGACCCAGATCACAGTATTGTAGAGTTAATTGTTCCTGATGAATTTCACGGCAAAACGATTGCCGAACTACAACTTCGTAACCGCTATGGCTTGAATTTACTAGCGGTAAGCCATGATGGAAAATTTCAAATTAATCCCTATCCCAACCAACGTCTTGAACGCGGTTCAGCAATTGTAGTTATCGGCTGTAACAAGGATATTAATCGTTTGCCGATTTAA
- a CDS encoding tetratricopeptide repeat protein: MSQTYQVCQWISGIRKAVLFCSSAVLVLVAPTITELPGSKLLAQSVVSQDLDAASFFQQGVMRYHRKDLQGAESAFRQALQIDPKIAPARNYLGSIMLQQNRLDAAAQEYTEAIRLNPNFGESYYNLGLALHKQGQAEAAITAYRQALIINPVIADAQYNLGLVLYEKGHSDEAIAAYQQAINLDGNNANAYFNLAIALQEQGKLEEAIAAYRQALKINPDNAVAYNNMGSLQALQGQTSEAIATYQAAISRIPKNAEAYYNLGVALYNQGEFKKASGAFKRARNQYREQGNIQQADKVEQLMQQVAQMQEPKQPQVSQASTPSQVETETPDEPVSVEQQEKPRQSDTPTQEQVNPEEVPFSWKPVPAALQ; the protein is encoded by the coding sequence ATGTCTCAAACATATCAAGTTTGTCAGTGGATTTCCGGTATACGCAAGGCTGTGTTATTCTGCTCCTCTGCGGTTTTGGTGTTAGTGGCACCAACAATAACTGAATTACCAGGAAGCAAGCTGCTGGCACAAAGTGTTGTTTCTCAGGATTTAGATGCAGCCAGCTTTTTTCAGCAGGGGGTGATGCGCTATCACCGCAAAGATTTACAGGGTGCAGAATCTGCATTTCGCCAAGCCTTGCAGATAGATCCCAAAATTGCTCCCGCACGCAATTACTTGGGCAGTATTATGTTGCAGCAAAACCGCTTGGACGCAGCAGCACAGGAGTATACAGAGGCGATTAGGCTGAATCCCAATTTTGGCGAGTCTTATTATAATTTGGGCTTGGCTTTGCACAAACAAGGACAAGCCGAAGCCGCAATTACCGCTTACCGCCAAGCTTTGATTATCAACCCAGTAATAGCGGATGCCCAGTATAATTTGGGTTTGGTTTTGTATGAAAAAGGACATTCTGATGAGGCGATCGCAGCTTATCAGCAAGCAATTAATTTAGATGGCAACAATGCCAATGCTTATTTTAATTTAGCGATCGCCCTGCAAGAGCAAGGAAAATTAGAAGAAGCGATCGCAGCCTATCGCCAAGCTTTAAAGATAAATCCTGACAATGCTGTGGCTTACAATAACATGGGTAGTCTTCAGGCTCTGCAAGGTCAAACATCTGAAGCTATTGCCACTTATCAAGCAGCTATTAGCCGCATTCCCAAAAATGCAGAAGCTTATTACAACTTGGGAGTAGCTTTGTACAATCAAGGCGAGTTTAAAAAAGCTAGCGGTGCTTTTAAACGTGCGCGTAACCAGTACCGCGAACAAGGTAACATCCAGCAAGCTGACAAAGTTGAACAATTAATGCAGCAAGTTGCCCAGATGCAAGAACCAAAGCAACCTCAAGTCAGTCAAGCTTCTACTCCCTCTCAAGTTGAAACAGAGACTCCTGATGAGCCTGTTTCGGTTGAACAACAAGAGAAACCGAGGCAATCAGATACTCCTACCCAGGAGCAAGTTAACCCCGAAGAGGTGCCTTTCTCCTGGAAACCAGTACCCGCGGCTTTGCAGTAG
- a CDS encoding cysteine desulfurase family protein, whose translation MQVYLDYSATTPTRKEAIAAMQAVLTQQWGNPSSLHEWGQRAATVVEQARMQVAGLINAPAESIIFTSGGTEADNLAIMGVARLYTKPQHIIISSIEHSAVAEPARLLEQWGWEVTRLRVDSKGRVNPLDLKAALQDNTVLVSVIYGQSEVGTVQPIAELGNIARNAGVLFHTDAVQVAGRLPINLQSLPVDLLSLSSHKIYGSQGAGALYVRPGVELVPLLGGGGQEKRLRSGTQAVPAIAGFGVAAELAGQEMATETPRLMQLRDRLFSQLADIPGLIPTGDLIHRLPHHVSFCLEHADGEKLSGKTLVRELNRAGIGISAGAACNSGKLSPSPILLAMGYSDKAALAGVRMTLGRDTTEADIDWVAMVFKQILQRLSPVELVVSH comes from the coding sequence ATGCAAGTTTATCTAGATTACAGCGCTACTACTCCGACTCGAAAAGAAGCGATCGCAGCAATGCAAGCAGTCCTCACTCAACAGTGGGGCAATCCCTCCAGCTTGCATGAGTGGGGACAACGGGCAGCAACAGTAGTGGAACAAGCCAGAATGCAGGTAGCTGGTTTAATTAATGCACCTGCTGAATCTATCATTTTTACTTCTGGGGGTACGGAAGCAGACAATTTGGCGATTATGGGTGTTGCCCGGTTATATACCAAACCGCAACATATAATTATTTCCAGCATTGAGCATTCAGCTGTTGCCGAACCTGCACGCTTGCTAGAACAATGGGGTTGGGAAGTGACTCGCCTAAGGGTGGATAGTAAAGGTAGAGTTAATCCTCTAGATTTAAAGGCGGCGTTGCAAGATAACACTGTCTTAGTGTCAGTAATTTACGGACAAAGTGAAGTTGGCACAGTGCAACCCATTGCCGAACTGGGAAACATTGCTCGCAACGCTGGTGTACTTTTCCACACAGACGCAGTGCAGGTGGCGGGACGCTTGCCTATAAACTTGCAAAGTTTACCTGTAGATTTGCTGAGTCTGTCCAGTCACAAAATTTACGGTTCTCAAGGTGCAGGGGCGCTATACGTGCGTCCGGGTGTAGAATTGGTTCCCCTCCTGGGTGGTGGAGGACAAGAAAAGCGGTTGCGTTCCGGTACGCAAGCAGTACCTGCGATCGCTGGTTTTGGTGTAGCAGCAGAATTGGCAGGGCAAGAGATGGCGACAGAGACGCCCAGATTGATGCAGTTACGCGATCGCCTGTTTTCCCAATTAGCCGATATCCCGGGTTTAATACCTACAGGCGATTTGATTCACCGCCTGCCTCACCATGTCAGCTTCTGTTTAGAACACGCCGATGGTGAAAAACTCAGTGGTAAAACTCTGGTGCGGGAGTTGAACCGTGCTGGTATTGGTATCAGTGCTGGTGCAGCTTGTAATAGCGGTAAACTCAGCCCCAGTCCGATTTTGCTAGCAATGGGCTACTCCGACAAAGCAGCTTTGGCAGGAGTTCGCATGACACTGGGGCGAGACACCACAGAAGCAGATATAGATTGGGTAGCAATGGTATTCAAGCAGATTTTGCAGCGACTATCACCTGTAGAATTGGTTGTTAGTCATTAG
- a CDS encoding HAD-IA family hydrolase, producing MERPKVIFLDAVGTIFGVKGSVGEVYSQIAREFGVATSAETLNEMFLQSFKAAPPPVFPDVQERDIPQYEFEWWFQIASNTFKQAGVFEQFYDFSAFFSEVYIHFGTAEPWFVYDDVIPALTKWQKMGIELGIVSNFDSRLYSVLQALELRDFFSSITISTQAGAAKPDPQIFAIALEKHNCEPAAAWHIGDSIAEDYQAAKAAGLRGIWINRGSE from the coding sequence ATGGAACGACCGAAAGTTATTTTTTTAGATGCTGTTGGCACAATCTTCGGCGTTAAAGGTAGTGTGGGTGAAGTTTATAGTCAAATCGCCCGGGAATTTGGCGTCGCAACTTCTGCCGAAACTTTGAATGAAATGTTTCTCCAAAGCTTTAAAGCCGCGCCACCGCCTGTGTTCCCAGATGTACAAGAACGAGATATTCCCCAGTATGAGTTTGAGTGGTGGTTTCAAATAGCCTCCAACACTTTTAAACAAGCAGGGGTTTTTGAGCAATTTTATGACTTTTCGGCTTTTTTTAGCGAAGTCTATATCCACTTTGGTACAGCCGAACCGTGGTTTGTCTATGACGATGTCATACCAGCTTTGACAAAGTGGCAAAAGATGGGAATTGAACTAGGGATAGTGTCGAATTTTGATTCCCGCCTCTACTCAGTGTTGCAGGCTTTGGAACTGAGAGACTTTTTCAGTTCCATCACCATTTCTACCCAAGCAGGCGCAGCCAAACCCGATCCCCAAATTTTTGCCATTGCCTTAGAAAAACACAACTGCGAACCTGCGGCAGCGTGGCACATTGGAGACAGTATCGCAGAAGATTATCAAGCCGCAAAAGCAGCGGGATTAAGAGGTATTTGGATTAATCGTGGTAGTGAGTAG
- the queA gene encoding tRNA preQ1(34) S-adenosylmethionine ribosyltransferase-isomerase QueA, with amino-acid sequence MQQEITKANYNSTSSQTTENLELDCSLAGYDYELPTELIAQNPAIPRDSSRLLVVNSPDVGKETAPLHYIFRDLPEILRTGDLLVMNNTRVIPARLYGQKSTGAEVEVLLLEERQHNCWLALVKPGKRFKHGSKIVFAAKLAESGENFSPSSNLTATVLETDAATGGRLLQFDLPEGMSLLQVLDVFGEVPLPPYITATNAQSEQYQTVYAQTPGAVAAPTAGLHFTPELLERLRQKGINQAFVTLHVGVGTFRPVEVEDVTTHKMHEEWIEVPEATVEQIRATQAAGGRIIAVGTTVVRALEGAAIQGELQPFCGKTDLFIYPGYKWRVVEGLITNFHLPRSSLLMLVSALIGRERLLNIYQEAVASRYRFYSFGDAMLILPEARG; translated from the coding sequence ATGCAACAAGAAATAACAAAAGCTAATTACAATTCAACTTCTAGCCAGACAACAGAAAACTTGGAATTAGACTGTTCGTTAGCTGGTTATGATTATGAGTTACCGACCGAACTAATTGCTCAGAATCCGGCTATTCCCAGAGATAGTTCAAGACTGTTGGTCGTAAATTCTCCGGATGTGGGTAAAGAAACTGCACCCTTACATTATATTTTCCGTGATTTACCGGAAATCCTCCGAACGGGAGATTTATTGGTAATGAATAATACGCGAGTGATTCCGGCACGGCTATACGGTCAAAAATCAACTGGGGCAGAGGTAGAAGTGTTGCTGTTGGAGGAACGACAGCATAATTGTTGGTTAGCCTTAGTGAAGCCGGGGAAACGCTTTAAGCACGGTTCAAAGATTGTTTTTGCAGCGAAGCTTGCGGAGAGTGGGGAAAATTTCTCCCCCTCCTCTAACTTGACTGCAACCGTCCTAGAAACCGACGCTGCAACAGGGGGGCGGTTGCTGCAATTTGATCTGCCAGAGGGAATGTCTTTGCTGCAAGTGTTAGATGTGTTTGGTGAAGTACCTCTGCCACCTTACATCACGGCAACTAATGCCCAGAGCGAACAGTATCAAACAGTTTACGCTCAAACTCCCGGAGCAGTCGCTGCTCCCACCGCTGGGCTACACTTTACTCCAGAATTGCTGGAACGATTGCGACAAAAAGGCATTAATCAGGCTTTTGTGACATTGCACGTGGGCGTGGGCACATTTCGCCCTGTGGAAGTAGAAGATGTAACTACTCACAAGATGCATGAAGAATGGATTGAAGTACCTGAAGCAACTGTAGAGCAAATTCGTGCTACTCAAGCAGCTGGGGGGCGAATTATTGCTGTGGGTACAACGGTAGTTCGTGCTTTAGAAGGGGCAGCAATTCAAGGAGAGTTACAACCATTTTGCGGCAAGACCGATTTATTTATTTATCCGGGTTATAAATGGCGGGTGGTGGAGGGTTTGATTACTAATTTTCACTTACCGCGATCGAGTTTGTTGATGCTGGTGAGTGCTTTAATTGGTAGGGAGCGATTGTTAAATATTTATCAGGAAGCTGTAGCTTCTCGATATCGCTTCTATTCTTTTGGTGATGCAATGCTGATTTTGCCGGAAGCTAGAGGCTAG
- a CDS encoding NAD(P)/FAD-dependent oxidoreductase: MTEQTARICILGGGFGGLYTALRLSQLPWEALPKPEIVLVDHSDRFLFSPLLYELLTGELQTWEIAPPFEELLQDTGVRFYQATVSGIDINQRRVHLQDGPEIGYDRLVLALGGETPLDMVSGAASHAYTFRTIADAYRLEERLRVLEESDTDKIRVAIVGAGYSGVELACKLADRLGQRGRFRLIEVTDQILRTSPEFNREAATKALEERGIFIDLETKVVAIAQDTISLEYKGQVDTIPVDLVIWTVGTRVAPVVRNLPFKQNQRGQITTTPTLQVLDHPEIFALGDLADCRDVEGQQVPATAQAAFQQADYAAWNIWATLTHRPLLPFRYQYLGEMMTLGIDNATLTSLGIKLEGSLAYLARRLAYLYRMPTLDHKLKVGFNWLARPIIETLSK, from the coding sequence ATGACCGAACAAACAGCAAGAATCTGTATTCTGGGTGGAGGCTTTGGTGGTCTCTACACTGCCCTGCGGTTAAGCCAGTTACCTTGGGAAGCGTTGCCAAAACCTGAAATAGTTCTGGTAGATCACAGCGATCGCTTTCTTTTTTCTCCTCTCCTCTACGAACTACTGACTGGCGAACTACAAACCTGGGAAATTGCCCCTCCTTTTGAAGAACTGTTACAAGACACAGGTGTGCGTTTTTATCAAGCTACTGTGTCAGGAATTGATATAAACCAGCGACGGGTACACTTACAGGATGGCCCGGAAATCGGCTACGACCGCTTGGTGTTAGCACTGGGTGGCGAAACACCACTAGACATGGTGTCAGGAGCGGCATCTCACGCCTATACTTTCCGTACAATTGCGGATGCATATCGCTTGGAAGAACGCTTGCGAGTATTGGAAGAATCCGATACAGATAAAATTCGAGTGGCGATTGTTGGCGCTGGTTACAGCGGTGTAGAGTTAGCGTGTAAACTAGCAGACAGACTAGGGCAAAGAGGACGCTTTCGGTTAATTGAAGTAACTGACCAAATTTTACGAACCTCCCCAGAGTTTAACCGCGAAGCAGCTACGAAGGCTTTGGAAGAACGAGGTATATTTATTGACTTAGAAACCAAGGTAGTTGCGATCGCCCAAGATACCATTTCCCTGGAATATAAAGGTCAAGTAGATACCATCCCTGTAGATTTAGTAATTTGGACAGTAGGAACGAGAGTTGCGCCTGTAGTCCGAAATCTTCCTTTCAAGCAAAATCAGCGCGGTCAAATCACTACCACACCGACTCTCCAAGTCCTTGACCATCCAGAAATTTTTGCCTTGGGAGATTTGGCAGATTGTCGCGATGTCGAAGGACAGCAAGTTCCCGCCACAGCCCAGGCAGCTTTCCAACAAGCTGACTATGCAGCTTGGAACATCTGGGCAACTCTGACTCATCGTCCTCTACTTCCCTTCCGCTATCAATACTTAGGCGAAATGATGACACTGGGGATAGACAACGCCACCCTTACTAGTTTGGGTATTAAACTAGAGGGTTCTTTGGCTTACCTCGCTCGTCGTCTTGCCTATCTGTATCGAATGCCAACTTTAGACCATAAACTCAAAGTTGGTTTTAACTGGCTAGCTCGTCCTATTATAGAGACATTATCAAAATAA
- a CDS encoding ChaB family protein, with amino-acid sequence MQSSEEIRNNNVEQAPEESKNKNVEGLPEEIRGELPRPAQQIYAAAFKAAQSNGMSEEGARQVAWNSVRNQFEKGEDGKWYAKGEVTAQHFKAITTGGN; translated from the coding sequence ATGCAATCATCAGAAGAAATCAGAAATAACAACGTAGAGCAAGCACCAGAAGAAAGCAAAAATAAAAACGTCGAAGGATTACCAGAAGAAATCAGAGGAGAACTACCTCGACCAGCTCAACAAATTTACGCTGCTGCCTTCAAAGCTGCCCAAAGCAATGGTATGAGTGAAGAGGGTGCCCGTCAAGTTGCTTGGAATAGTGTCAGGAACCAATTCGAGAAAGGTGAAGACGGAAAATGGTACGCCAAGGGTGAAGTTACCGCCCAACATTTCAAAGCTATCACTACCGGTGGTAATTAA
- a CDS encoding pentapeptide repeat-containing protein yields the protein MSSRLSDRIRTSILSVLLLTVIAITAALAFPQSAVAINYNNRTLIEADFSKQDLTDSSFDHANLRNSKFSESNLRGVRFFSANLASVDFTGADLSYADLESARMTKANLTNAILEGAFTTSTMFDGAIIDGADFTDTYLREDTLEKLCKVAKGTNPVTGRHTRDTLMCP from the coding sequence ATGAGTTCAAGGTTAAGCGATCGGATTAGAACAAGCATACTCAGTGTATTGCTTTTGACAGTGATTGCCATCACAGCTGCTTTAGCTTTCCCGCAAAGCGCTGTAGCAATCAACTATAACAACCGAACCCTGATTGAAGCTGATTTTTCCAAACAAGACTTGACAGATTCCAGTTTCGATCATGCTAATCTCCGCAATAGCAAATTCAGTGAATCCAACTTACGTGGAGTCAGATTCTTTTCGGCAAACTTAGCCTCGGTAGATTTTACCGGAGCTGACTTAAGCTATGCCGATTTAGAATCAGCTAGGATGACCAAAGCGAATTTGACGAATGCGATATTAGAAGGTGCGTTTACTACCAGCACCATGTTTGATGGGGCAATTATTGATGGCGCAGATTTTACTGACACTTATCTGCGTGAAGATACGTTGGAGAAATTGTGTAAAGTAGCTAAAGGCACTAATCCGGTGACAGGGCGGCACACTCGCGATACTTTAATGTGTCCCTAA
- a CDS encoding YraN family protein: protein MANHPPYNNYPDIGNTGEDLVAQWLKSQGWVILHRRWRCRWGEIDIIAQDGGVAKNGVMGRLGDGENSNLTPSPILAFVEVKTRSPSNWDAGGRNAIALQKQVKLWRAAQMFLVKHPQMADYPCRFDVAIVSCQQISTQFTAVKVIEKSLADYSTAAYRLTLQEYIPAAFELANDNGE from the coding sequence ATGGCAAACCATCCTCCATATAATAATTATCCCGATATCGGTAACACAGGAGAAGATCTAGTAGCACAATGGTTAAAATCTCAGGGTTGGGTAATTCTCCATCGGCGTTGGCGGTGTCGGTGGGGAGAGATTGATATTATTGCCCAGGATGGAGGAGTAGCAAAAAATGGGGTGATGGGGAGGTTGGGAGATGGGGAGAATTCAAATCTCACACCTTCTCCGATACTGGCGTTTGTGGAGGTGAAAACGCGCAGTCCTAGTAATTGGGATGCAGGGGGAAGAAACGCGATCGCCCTACAAAAGCAAGTGAAACTCTGGCGTGCAGCACAGATGTTTTTAGTTAAACACCCCCAAATGGCAGATTATCCTTGCCGATTTGATGTTGCTATAGTTAGCTGTCAGCAAATCTCAACACAATTTACTGCGGTTAAAGTAATTGAAAAAAGTCTAGCTGATTATTCTACAGCGGCATATAGATTAACACTACAAGAATATATTCCTGCTGCTTTTGAGTTAGCTAATGATAATGGCGAATAG